In Rhizobium lusitanum, a genomic segment contains:
- the pcaF gene encoding 3-oxoadipyl-CoA thiolase, with translation MTEAFICDYIRTPIGRFGGSLSSVRADDLGAVPLKALIERNGSVDWEAVDDVIYGCANQAGEDNRNVARMSLLLAGFPISVSGTTINRLCGSGMDAVITVARAIRAGEAELMIAGGVESMSRAPFVIPKAESAFSRNAEIYDTTIGWRFINPLMKKQYGVDSMPETGENVAEDYKVSREDQDAFAVRSQAKAAAAQENGRLAKEITPVTIPQRQGDAIVVGKDEHPRATTVETLAKLGTPFKKEGGTVTAGNASGVNDGAAALIIASEAAVKKYGLTPIARILGGAAAGVPPRVMGIGPVPASRKLMARLGMRQEQFDVIELNEAFASQGLAVLRELGIAGDDARVNRNGGAIALGHPLGMSGARITGTAALELKETGGRYSLSTMCIGVGQGIAIALERV, from the coding sequence ATGACCGAAGCCTTCATCTGTGACTATATCCGCACGCCCATCGGCCGCTTCGGCGGTTCGCTTTCCTCCGTGCGCGCCGACGATCTCGGTGCGGTGCCCTTGAAGGCACTCATCGAGCGCAACGGTTCCGTCGATTGGGAAGCCGTCGACGACGTGATCTATGGCTGCGCCAACCAGGCAGGCGAGGACAACCGCAACGTCGCGCGCATGTCGCTTCTGCTCGCCGGCTTTCCCATTTCCGTTTCGGGCACGACAATCAACCGTCTTTGCGGCTCCGGCATGGATGCCGTCATCACCGTTGCGCGCGCCATCCGCGCGGGCGAAGCCGAACTGATGATCGCCGGCGGTGTCGAGAGCATGTCGCGTGCACCCTTCGTTATTCCCAAGGCCGAGAGCGCCTTTTCGCGCAACGCCGAGATCTACGACACCACCATCGGCTGGCGTTTCATCAATCCTCTGATGAAGAAGCAATATGGCGTCGATTCCATGCCGGAGACCGGCGAGAACGTTGCCGAGGACTATAAGGTCAGCCGCGAGGATCAGGACGCCTTCGCCGTTCGCTCGCAGGCCAAGGCCGCCGCCGCCCAGGAGAATGGCCGCCTCGCCAAGGAGATTACACCGGTCACGATCCCACAGCGCCAGGGCGATGCCATCGTGGTTGGCAAGGACGAGCATCCGCGCGCCACAACAGTCGAAACATTGGCGAAGCTGGGCACGCCCTTCAAGAAGGAAGGGGGCACTGTGACTGCCGGTAACGCTTCGGGCGTCAATGATGGTGCCGCTGCGCTGATCATCGCTTCGGAAGCGGCGGTGAAGAAATATGGTCTGACGCCGATCGCCCGCATCCTCGGCGGCGCTGCCGCCGGCGTGCCGCCGCGTGTGATGGGCATCGGCCCGGTGCCGGCGTCGCGCAAGCTGATGGCCCGTCTCGGTATGCGCCAGGAACAGTTCGACGTCATCGAGCTCAACGAAGCCTTTGCCTCGCAGGGGCTGGCCGTTTTGCGCGAACTCGGCATTGCCGGCGACGATGCCCGCGTCAACCGCAACGGCGGCGCCATCGCGCTCGGCCATCCGCTCGGCATGTCAGGCGCCCGTATCACCGGCACGGCGGCGCTGGAGCTGAAGGAAACCGGCGGGCGCTACTCGCTGTCGACCATGTGCATCGGCGTCGGGCAGGGCATCGCCATCGCGCTCGAGCGGGTCTGA
- a CDS encoding helix-turn-helix domain-containing protein, translating to MSRPVPTYELYGENTGRKPDFWLHCETIPSRSSLHHWEIRPHRHESFFQILYIDAGSGDAVFDGESHAIMPPTVITVPPRLNHGFRFSRDIDGFVITVLISHLKTSPGDRSRLGEWLAKPHLTRLDMENEDATYVAGTLRRLGSEFANRRGGRNDLLEAYLTSSLLLTARLSQREGEGQGASDESERRMEILYGLIQRHFRSHKPAAFYAEALGISPTHLNRIVRGKTGYGAHELIARKLIDEARRELVFTFGSVQEIGYRLGFADPAYFSRFFLKQTGETPRAWRIAERDRLGV from the coding sequence ATGTCGAGACCTGTGCCAACCTATGAGCTCTATGGTGAAAATACCGGCCGGAAGCCTGATTTCTGGCTGCATTGCGAAACCATACCCTCGCGTAGCAGTCTGCATCATTGGGAAATCCGGCCACATCGCCACGAGAGTTTCTTTCAGATCTTGTACATAGACGCCGGCTCGGGCGACGCGGTCTTCGACGGCGAAAGCCATGCGATCATGCCGCCCACCGTCATCACTGTGCCTCCGCGCCTCAACCACGGCTTCCGCTTTTCCCGCGATATAGACGGCTTCGTCATCACCGTGCTGATCTCGCACCTCAAGACCTCACCCGGCGACCGCAGCCGGCTCGGCGAATGGCTGGCCAAGCCGCACCTGACGCGGCTCGATATGGAGAATGAGGATGCGACGTATGTCGCTGGGACACTGAGGCGCCTCGGTAGCGAATTCGCCAACCGGCGTGGTGGCCGCAACGATCTGCTCGAAGCCTATCTGACATCGTCGCTGCTTCTGACCGCCCGGCTGTCTCAGCGGGAGGGCGAAGGGCAGGGCGCTTCCGACGAAAGCGAGCGGCGGATGGAAATACTGTATGGCCTGATCCAGCGACATTTCCGCTCGCATAAGCCGGCAGCCTTCTACGCAGAAGCACTCGGCATCTCGCCAACGCATCTGAACCGCATCGTGCGCGGAAAAACCGGCTATGGCGCACATGAACTGATCGCCCGCAAACTGATCGATGAAGCCAGGCGCGAATTGGTCTTCACCTTCGGTTCGGTGCAGGAGATCGGCTATCGCCTGGGTTTTGCCGATCCCGCCTATTTCTCACGTTTCTTCCTGAAGCAGACCGGCGAGACGCCGCGCGCCTGGCGCATTGCCGAGCGGGATAGGCTTGGGGTGTAG
- the pobA gene encoding 4-hydroxybenzoate 3-monooxygenase yields MRTQVAIIGSGPSGLLLGQLLTEAGIDNVILDRVGKDYILGRVRAGVLEEGTVWLMDKAKSAARLHAEGLPHDGFSLAFDGRDHRIDLHGLTGGKRVMVYGQTELTRDLMARREQSGGLTIYDAANVCPHDFDMAAPYLTYEKGGVTHRIDCDFIAGCDGFHGVSRKSVPEKSIRSFEKIYPFGWLGLLADAPPVNHELIYANHPRGFALCSMRSMTRSRYYIQCPLDEKIENWSDDRFWDELRHRLPAHHAEALITAPSFEKSIAPLRSFVAEPMRFGRLFLVGDAAHIVPPTGAKGLNLAASDVYYLFSGLAEHYQERSNAGLDAYSAHALARVWKAVRFSWWMTTMMHRFPDTGDFDQKIQEAELDYLTRSRAASTALAENYVGLPY; encoded by the coding sequence ATGCGTACTCAGGTTGCCATTATCGGTTCGGGTCCATCCGGTCTGCTGCTTGGCCAATTGCTGACGGAAGCAGGCATCGACAACGTCATTCTCGACCGCGTCGGCAAGGACTATATCCTCGGCCGCGTGCGCGCCGGCGTGCTGGAGGAAGGCACGGTCTGGCTGATGGACAAGGCCAAGTCCGCTGCGCGGCTGCACGCCGAAGGCCTACCGCATGACGGTTTTTCGCTGGCTTTCGACGGCCGTGATCACCGTATCGATCTTCATGGACTGACCGGCGGCAAGCGCGTCATGGTCTATGGCCAGACAGAACTGACCCGTGATCTGATGGCACGCCGCGAACAAAGCGGGGGACTGACGATCTATGACGCCGCCAATGTTTGCCCGCATGATTTCGACATGGCCGCACCCTATCTTACTTATGAGAAGGGCGGCGTCACCCACCGCATCGACTGCGATTTCATCGCCGGTTGCGACGGCTTTCATGGCGTCAGCCGCAAATCGGTTCCGGAAAAATCGATCCGAAGCTTCGAGAAGATCTATCCCTTCGGCTGGCTCGGCCTGCTCGCCGACGCCCCGCCCGTCAATCATGAATTGATCTATGCCAACCATCCGCGCGGCTTTGCGCTCTGCTCGATGCGGTCGATGACACGCAGCCGCTATTACATCCAGTGCCCGCTGGATGAGAAGATAGAGAACTGGAGCGACGACCGCTTCTGGGACGAACTGCGCCACCGCCTGCCCGCACACCATGCCGAGGCCCTAATCACCGCGCCGTCATTCGAGAAGTCGATCGCGCCGCTGCGCTCCTTTGTCGCCGAGCCCATGCGCTTCGGACGCCTGTTCCTCGTCGGCGATGCCGCCCATATCGTTCCACCGACGGGCGCCAAGGGCTTGAACCTTGCGGCAAGCGATGTCTACTATCTCTTCTCGGGCCTTGCCGAACACTATCAGGAACGCTCCAACGCCGGCCTGGACGCCTATTCCGCTCATGCGCTTGCTCGCGTCTGGAAGGCGGTGCGCTTTTCCTGGTGGATGACGACGATGATGCATCGCTTTCCCGATACCGGCGATTTCGACCAGAAGATCCAGGAGGCGGAACTGGACTATCTCACGCGTTCCCGCGCTGCCTCGACAGCCCTTGCGGAAAATTATGTCGGCTTGCCCTATTGA
- a CDS encoding CoA transferase subunit B, with protein MTIDTRDDIKLSNAQIAWRAAQDIEDGAYVNLGIGFPEMVARYQPPGRQAIFHTENGILDFGEPPAEGEEDWDLINAGKKAVTLKPGAAFFHHADSFAMVRGGHLDVAILGAYQVAQNGDLANWRVGSRGVPAVGGAMDLVHGAKQVFVITEHVTKDGKPKLVDACTFPLTGVGCITRVYTSHAVIDIADGGFVVREKLAAMTMDELQAMTGAPLHANGSVADLVVPAL; from the coding sequence ATGACCATCGACACACGCGACGACATCAAGCTCTCCAACGCCCAGATCGCCTGGCGTGCGGCTCAGGATATCGAAGACGGCGCCTATGTGAATCTCGGCATCGGCTTTCCGGAAATGGTCGCCCGCTACCAGCCTCCGGGACGCCAGGCGATCTTCCACACGGAAAACGGCATCCTGGATTTCGGCGAGCCGCCGGCGGAGGGTGAAGAAGATTGGGACCTGATTAACGCCGGCAAGAAGGCCGTTACGCTGAAGCCCGGCGCTGCCTTCTTCCACCACGCCGATAGCTTTGCCATGGTGCGCGGTGGCCATCTGGATGTGGCGATCCTCGGGGCCTATCAGGTGGCGCAAAATGGTGACCTCGCCAACTGGCGCGTCGGCTCCCGGGGGGTGCCGGCCGTTGGTGGCGCCATGGATCTGGTGCACGGCGCCAAGCAGGTTTTCGTCATCACCGAACATGTGACGAAGGACGGAAAGCCGAAACTGGTCGACGCCTGTACCTTCCCGCTCACCGGCGTTGGCTGCATCACCCGCGTCTATACGAGCCATGCCGTCATCGATATCGCCGATGGAGGTTTCGTCGTGCGTGAAAAGCTAGCTGCCATGACCATGGATGAGCTGCAGGCGATGACCGGCGCTCCGCTCCATGCCAACGGCTCCGTTGCTGACCTTGTCGTGCCGGCGCTCTAG
- a CDS encoding 3-oxoacid CoA-transferase subunit A: MDKTIASTAAAVSDIGDGATVMIGGFGGSGAPIELIHALIDKGPKNLTVINNNAGNGRIGIAAMIDAGMVKKMICSFPRSSDPRAFTDRYLAGEIELELVPQGTLAERIRAGGAGIPAFYTPTAYGTELANGKVVAEFDGRNYVQERWLKADFAIVKAQVGDEHGNLIYNKAGRNFNPLMCMAAAKTIAQVSKIVAAGGLDPEHIVTPGIFVNGVVEVADPQQEETLIRAGVAYA; the protein is encoded by the coding sequence ATGGACAAGACAATTGCGAGTACGGCGGCTGCCGTCTCGGATATCGGCGACGGCGCGACCGTCATGATCGGCGGTTTCGGCGGCTCCGGTGCGCCGATCGAGCTCATCCATGCGCTGATCGACAAGGGCCCCAAGAACCTGACCGTCATCAACAACAATGCCGGCAACGGGCGTATTGGCATCGCGGCGATGATTGATGCGGGCATGGTCAAGAAAATGATCTGCTCTTTCCCGCGCTCATCCGATCCACGCGCCTTCACGGACCGCTATCTGGCGGGCGAAATCGAGCTGGAACTGGTGCCACAGGGTACTCTGGCCGAACGCATTCGCGCCGGCGGTGCCGGCATCCCGGCCTTCTACACGCCAACCGCCTACGGCACCGAGCTTGCAAACGGCAAGGTCGTCGCCGAATTCGATGGCCGCAACTATGTCCAGGAGCGCTGGCTCAAGGCCGATTTCGCCATCGTCAAAGCCCAGGTCGGCGATGAACATGGCAACCTCATCTACAACAAGGCCGGCCGCAATTTTAATCCGCTGATGTGCATGGCTGCCGCCAAGACGATTGCACAAGTCTCGAAAATCGTCGCGGCCGGGGGGCTCGACCCCGAGCATATCGTTACCCCCGGCATCTTCGTCAACGGCGTCGTCGAAGTCGCCGATCCGCAACAGGAAGAAACTCTCATTCGAGCCGGAGTGGCATACGCATGA
- the pcaQ gene encoding pca operon transcription factor PcaQ, whose protein sequence is MIDTRVKFRHLQTFVEVARQKSVVKAAGLLHVSQPAVTKTIRELEEALGVAVFERDGRGIKITRYGEVFLRHAGAALTALRQGIDSVSQERSGEAPPVRIGALPTVSTRIMPRAMELFLKEETWSRIKIVTGENAVLLEQLRVGDLDLVVGRLSSADKMTGFSFEHLYSEQVVFVVRAGHPLLKGRQSLFSNLGKYTILMPSRGSIIRPSVESFLIANGVASLPSQIETVSDSFGRAFVRSSDAVWIISTGVVAGDVEDGLLSLLPIDTSETKGPVGLTMRTDAIPSMPLSILMQTIREAADEVAKKR, encoded by the coding sequence ATGATCGACACGCGCGTCAAATTCCGCCATCTCCAGACTTTTGTCGAGGTCGCGCGACAGAAAAGCGTGGTCAAGGCAGCTGGGCTCCTGCATGTCAGCCAGCCGGCGGTGACCAAGACCATCCGTGAATTGGAGGAGGCGCTGGGCGTTGCGGTGTTCGAGCGCGACGGGCGCGGCATCAAGATCACCCGCTACGGCGAAGTCTTCTTGCGTCATGCGGGGGCGGCGCTGACGGCACTGAGGCAGGGCATCGATTCCGTTTCGCAGGAGCGATCCGGCGAAGCGCCACCGGTCCGGATTGGCGCGCTGCCGACGGTGTCGACGCGGATCATGCCGCGGGCGATGGAACTGTTCCTGAAGGAAGAGACCTGGAGCCGCATCAAGATCGTCACCGGCGAGAATGCCGTTCTTCTCGAGCAGCTCCGCGTTGGCGACCTCGATCTCGTCGTCGGACGCCTGAGCAGTGCTGACAAGATGACGGGCTTCTCCTTCGAACACCTTTATTCCGAACAGGTCGTCTTCGTGGTGCGGGCAGGGCATCCGTTGCTGAAGGGCAGACAATCGCTGTTTTCCAATCTCGGCAAATACACGATCCTGATGCCCTCGCGCGGCTCGATCATCCGGCCCTCTGTCGAGAGCTTCCTGATCGCCAACGGCGTTGCCAGCCTGCCAAGCCAGATCGAGACGGTATCGGACTCTTTTGGCCGCGCCTTCGTTCGCTCCAGCGACGCCGTCTGGATCATTTCGACCGGCGTCGTCGCCGGCGACGTCGAGGATGGTCTGCTCAGTCTGCTACCGATCGACACCAGCGAGACGAAGGGGCCGGTTGGGCTGACCATGCGTACTGACGCCATCCCCAGCATGCCCTTGTCGATCCTGATGCAGACGATCCGTGAGGCGGCCGACGAGGTTGCGAAGAAGCGTTAA